In Lycium ferocissimum isolate CSIRO_LF1 chromosome 7, AGI_CSIRO_Lferr_CH_V1, whole genome shotgun sequence, the sequence CTCTACCACACTGCCTATTCAAGTTGCAGAATTTTCTTACTGAATTGTGGAATTAATAGTTCAAGGTTTAATAAACTTGATCACCAACTGAGATTCAAATGATATCACGGCTTGACTTCTGAGTGCTTTCCTCTTCAACCGAAAGATGAAGGTCCAACGCGAGCTCGACTATCTGGAATTGAGTTGGAACCTGAAAGCAGAATAAGGTTAACACCAACTAGAAATTCTAAAGTTAGCATTCTGAAGGTTACCAATATGCAGAAGATTCGGTACCTCTTTCATGATCTGCTGGCGAACATGATTTTAGCCCAAGTATGTCTATAACCAGCATTTCAGATTGCTTGTTCTGATAGTGTGTCTGAATTTGTTCACTTGCTTTAACCAAATAATTTTCCTTCacatgaaataagaaaaagcATCAAATGTGTGTAGAGAGCAGAACACATTTTCATTGAGAACAGAAAACTAACATGAATTACCGATTACAAATGCTTGAGAACTTACAGAAAACTTTGTCACGGGATCAATTCATGTAGTGAGCGTCAAAGCTGGGGCATTTATGGTTTGATCAGCAGATTCCAGTCCTGGGAACTGCCCTATATCATGTCCTTCAAGTGGCTTATATTCGTCGTGCAAACCAACAGCAAACTCATCTGAGCAAGGTCCACCTTGTTCGAAGTAATCTGCAATCTGCAGGGAAGAGCCCTATATGAGCTTGGGAATAACATTTCAGCTCTAAACATCATAGTGAATTCAATAGTCATCAATGGAATAAGTACTCCGTAAAAGACACAAACATGAACAAATATTACACTGGTCTATATAGTATTGTAATTAGCAGTGAGCCAATATGCAGAATGAGACGGAACACTGAAATTCAGAGGGATTACTTGATCAGCAAGAGCTATGCCACTTATAGATGCAGCTTCTAAACTTGAGCCAAGTAGCCAATCACCGCATATACCAGCTCTTCCACGAGGATCAAAGATGCATGGAATTCCAGGAGTATTGGTTGGAAGAGCTGCACCCCTGCAAAGTTGTAAATTAACTGCtctcatatgattacagatggATAGCAGTAAAGAATTTCTTCGCAATAGATTTGGTAAAAAGCTAAGCAGAAAAATACTAAAAGGTAAAAAGGGATAGTGGCATTAACAGGACTGGCTCTTTCAATTTTTACAACAAAgcaacacacacatatcttaaaatacatagattttttttctCAGCATAGCATCAAGTCATGATCTTGGGTAACAATTGTAACCGAAACTCCAAATTCAACTGTTTATTCTGCTCATGTTCTTGGATAAAATGCCCTCAGTATTGCGCAGAACCTGTTTTACTTTGTGAGGACAGCTTCAACTCCAGGATATCCGACATTCTTCAGGAACTATAATGCAGTAATTAAAAACACATCCATTGCTATAAAAATAAGCAGCTTCAGCAGAAAAGCTGCCTACTAATCACACTCCACTCCCAACTTACACTTTGTTCGATTGTTGCTTAGAATGCCTAAGATTGAAAATGGAAAAATGTGAATTTGAAGGATCAATCACCTCgttaaatcataatttatgatTAATAACAATTAAGAGAAGTCTCTACCACCCAAAAGTTATACAAAACATGTCGGAGAGGAGGTAGTCCTTCTGCCATTTCAGAGAAGGTAATGTAATTGAAGGTCGGTGCATGTCGTGCAGaaaattcaattccattgatcCATATATTAGAAGCTGAGAAGTGCAAAATGTCCTGAATAAGGATTAATTTGTATAGCTAGTGTAGCAGCATCTCTGTGCCATAGTAACAAATAGTATATGTGATAGGCCTCATATTTCAGTTTCTCATTATGCATTAAGCATTTGCGACAATAAGCATACATTCTGACTAGATTGTTCAACATAAATTCATACCATAGTTGTAATTTGGTATAAAATGGCCTTTGGAGTGAACTTTTTGACAGTCCTAGAGCCTTCTCAACATCCTCAAGCATAGCTTCCTTCACTTTCTCTGCCGTAACAGTTGGAATGCTTTCCTGATAAAGAAAATGTGATTATCCATGAGTTGCCCAATGCTGGCACTATATGTGTACGTGCAcaaatacacaacacacacacaccataaaTAATCGACATACATTCTTCACCTGAAAGTTCTCTCACACTGTCCATGTAATTTCTATGTGGCTGCTGATGTATCAATTTACGACAAATCACAAAAATTTAACCATCCCCTAAAGTGGCTCAGAACCTCCACTTTAACAAACTTAAATATTGGAAACACTTCAAATATTAAGCTAATACAGCTGCCAAGGGCCATATAATAAAGCATGACTGATAGGCAGGCTATTCCAACTGAATTAACCATTGACTAGCATACATTTGGCCGACAATTTGGAGAGAGGAATTTGAGGTGCTTTGACGAAAAAGACAGCACCAGTTTGAAGATCAAATCAATTGAAcatttttgctttctttttagTGTAAATTGGATTATGTAAATGATGAGGAAACACTAACAGATTTTATCAGTTCCTTGCATAATTAAGAACTATACTCGTGATTTTGggatggaaaagaaaaagatgaactGGATTCATTATCGATTTCTAcatacccctctactttcatTTAATAGCTACTTGACAGGTAAATTCGAGCAATTGAGGTTAATTTGGGGAAACCGTCAACttaggggtatttttgttaACTTTCATAACGGCAGGGGCATAAATAGCCCCAACTTATAACGGAGGACAAAACTAGCTATTAAatgaaagtagaggggtatttttgacccctTGCCTTAAAATTTATAGTTCAAATTCTTCTGACTTTGGCCAAACCCAAGgaacatccataatcatgggAATGATTGCTAAAGTTTTGCTATGACAAGGTTATGGTATTTTTCTGACCTTGATTAATAGTTCCACATCGACATGTTATTGCGTTTGTTTATTCAGAAATACGGATTATTAATTACGGTTCAGTAACAGTCAACTTGCAGACAAACCTAGCCTATCCTGGTCAATTTCCAAGTGCATTAAATTGAATGGTTTCTGATATAATTTTCGAACATGGTTAATTCTTAAATCTTTGTCCTCTAAATTAATACTGTTTGTTGACAGTTAGACCTAAGCATGGTGGACAGAGATATTAAATCACTCTCATTAGCCAGTTTTCCATGCACATCCAAAACCTTCACTCTACTTATCTGGACGGCTGGACCCTATCAATCAATGAATAACTCATTAAATCTAATTTTGCCAACTATACAAAGCATCACAATTCACCAATATTTTACGGCTGAATTGAAAGGTCAAGAGAACAAAGCTCTTAGAGATACTAGTAGTTTGAGCTTAAAATATTGTAGAAGATACCTGGGGGACTTTGTTCTGCTTTGCATAGGTTGCAGTGCTGAAAAATGTCCAACATTGTGGACCACTATCTGAACCTAAGAGCTTCTTAGTGTTGTTTGCCATCCATGAGACAGATTCAACACCTTTTACAAAAGCCCCTTCAAAGGGAAGGGAATCTGCATTTAGTGCAGTAGGCAGAGGATCCTCAAATGCAGCAAGAAGAGCCCATATAGAACTGAGTTCAAGTCTCTGTGAAAGATTATGAAAGACAAAATCATGAATTAAAACAGTAAAATAGGAAAGAAGATAATAAATTTACATATGCATCAATTTGAGAATACCAtctaatataaattttttataaggaGAATTTCAGTTAATATTTGCCAATACCTTCATTTGTCTTGCAATGAGAGGTAAGCCTGATGACGCAAGCAATCTATTTGCACATTTTCCTGGTGACATGGAAACAAAATACAAGCATACCCAAGGAGAAATCACAAATAAGTAACTGTGCTTTGTCTGGGCTGAATGCATAAAATTCTATCTACAGAAGCAAGACAAAATATAACTTGcacataaacacaaaaaaatcatcaaaagatGCAGGACTAGACAAATAGCAGGATGGCTTGGCAGAGGTCATGCCCCCTCCACCTCcatatatactatattatatatttgtttctgTGGCTTTCTTTTCCAGTGGACTCAGAATTGGCCTCATAATTAAAGTCAAAATGGATATGAACTCATAAAAGGAATCAGAAGTGGATATGTGGTTTCTTAATTTTCCCTTTGGGTCTAATTTTAGGTTCTAGATTAATCATAATTTAATTGATAAATTTTGGTGTCGGTTAGTTTTGAAACAACTTAAATGGTCCATGATCGTCGTCTTTTTCTATGTCAATATTTGTCTTACCTTTTGATGGAGTTCTACATTTGTTTTCCGTACATAACATTGGTATCAAGTCGAATCGAGGAGTTCAGTGAAGCTTTGTTCTTTCAaagctttttcttcttctattccAATTAAAAATTAATGGGGTCGGTTCAACTTTCTAACAATTAAAACTTCCTTCTTCAAAATTCTGATAAGTATCTCATGGTAAATACACATTTTAAAGAATTCCATGAAAGCcaacttcttttcttcaaaCTAGCATAAAGCGTTCTTCACatatgttttccttatgtgcacttATTCTCTAACTTGCAAGAGTTCTCTTCTTACTATTAACTAGAATATCCTCGCGACCCTCCACTCTccacacaccccccccccccctacaacaaaatgattttttttcctcatCATCTCTGTGATGCTGATCTACTCTCGAAATGGTATATGCAGAATGTTGCAAGATCTTGACACCACCAGTtgcactttttcttttaataaggTAAAGGTGGTTTTATTAATCAGTAGTTGCACTTACCTCATCACAGACCTTTTAAGATATCCATAATTCTACTGTTTGTTGGTGATAACGGAAACAATCTAAGAATGCACGCGACATCATGATGACATATGTATTCCTCTGATGTCATATGATTAAAAcctcaaataatattttatcatCAAGAAAATCCCAAGGCTAGTGGTGCACAGTTGAAAACTCGGTGCCTGATGGGTCCACCCTCCACCCTTCTTCACTTAAATACCAGACTTTTTTGAGCAACAGGGTTTCAACCTGTGACATACGCCTAGCCAACACATCACATGCTACCCTCTTACCCCTAAACCAAAACCTTGTGGACCATAGAACCCAAATAATTCATTTTTCAATGAAATATGGAGATAGATTTACTTgatcaaaagaaaaagggaacaGTGAGATAAAAGTTATGAGGTTTTTCTACTACATATAAGTTGAGTAACCAAAAACAAACATGACAGAGTGATACGGAAAAGatgataaaataattttattgtggaagaaattaaagaaataacTCAATGAAGATTTGTTTTAGCACCTCAAAATTTTGCTTATTTTTACAAAGGAAAGACTATCTAAAGACAAAACTCCAAGATACATTGAAACCAATTACCATTATGTGCAATGACAATTGCATCAAACTGCCCACAAGGCTTCCCCTTCTCACTCAAGTGCCACGTCCCATTAAATGGTTCAAGCCCACTAACCCAACAAGGCCGTACAACACTGACCAAAGAAGTCTGCCAACATATCAAACTTTAATAACATTGAGGGAAAACAGCACCCAAAAAGTGAGGCAATCAAAACAAAGAACGGAACTGAAAAAGTGAAATTTCATAAACATACAAAAAGCAGTGTTAACGAATTTAGTTGTTTGTAAAAGGATACTGGAACAGAATCACGTCACATCTACTATAGCTCAAAAAACACCGGATATTTCCTATCACATTGCGCTTATAGTTCCATAAAACTGCTCATTATAATGTACAATTTTTAAGTATAATACTTCTCCTTcctgataaaaaaaaagtatggtAATTCTCCTTCCCATATTCATACTAAGCATGCATTCTCAACAAACAAAACTGAAGGGAACTAACAGTTGCTTAGTTGAATGGAGGCATTATGTGAAGAACGATGTTTCGTATTACACAAAAGGTTACACACCTGAGATAGTAATGAATCCGCAAGTGGACGCATCCCATTGACCCCTATATATTTGGGAGGGGAAGAAGGAAATGGTACAAAATTCCCACCAACTTCAAGCTCACCAATTGTACCCTGCCATTCACGAACCAAACCTCTCTTCGACCAGTCATCAACTAGCTCAGCAAACTTGGGGTTGGTCACCGTGAAGAATTGAGCTGCATGGTCAAATATCAAAGGCTGATGATCAATCATTCTTGTTCCCATTCTTCCTCCCAACCCATGCATTCCCTAAAGCAACTGAACATGATAAGATACAGCAGATGCATTCTTCTATTATGAAGAATCATTAAACTCTAACAAGAACTGCCAACAATTACAATAAACTGGATGGCACCACATTTAGACTTCACCAATCGGAAACAAtttcccaatatcaacaacgacAATCTTCTGGTTGAGGATTATGCCATGTTTAACAGATTAGCAAGTAAAAATTCGCACACATATTTAGAGAAGAAACAAGTGGCAGAGATAGTAAGTAATTGCTTAATTGAAATCTGTTGAATGCAAAATGCTTGCCAATTGTAGTTTCGCCCTTTTCTTTATAACCGAGGTGTCCGGCGCACAGTTTTATTTCCGAATTTTCAATCTTGGTACTCCTATTTATTCTGAGTTGTCCACAGTGTACCCACTTCATCACAACATTTCCCATATTTTTTGCACTTTCCTACTTAAAAGTACTTATGAagtaatcttttctttttcatattgcTTCAAGAATCCAACTTTATGCTAGTTAAGCATTCAATTTCATTTAAATACAACTAAAAACTTCCACTATTACCTTCATGGATATATCAAAACGAAATGAAACCGCTAAACTGATATGGAGGAAATCCTTCCAAGTTCCAGGGAAAGTAAACATTATCACGAACAAACTAAAAGTAAAGGTGAACATTCAATGTGAAATGGAGGAAATACACTATTTAAGTTATTTTATCAGAACTTCATATTCTAAACCAAATAGACAAGGAAAAGAATAACCAACCGTGTCGAAAACGGTAGAACGAATGCCTCTTTTCTCCAAGTAAAGAGCACAGGTAAGACCAGACATGCCACCTCCAATAATCCCAACAACAGGATCCTCATTAACAGGTTTAGTAAAATTAACTTGTTCTTGACTTAAACTTTTCTTCAGAATTGATCTCCTTGAAGTTCCATGTCTGGGTTTGAATTTTCTTGGACTTGTGCTTCTTCTCTGTGTTGGATTCCTCGACTCCATGGATTCTTTATTGCTTGAGTTCATCTGAATGCATCGATTTGAGGAAATGGGGTTTGAAATTTTGGGCAAGAAAATGGATACATTTGGAAATCTTGATGATTTGAGAGGTTGGAGAAGGAAGGAAGAGGAGATGAGGGGGTTGTTGCAAGTGCTAGTCATTGAGAGATTGGAGGGAAAAACGAAGGGCTGAGATATTCGACAAGACAACGTAGGATAACGTTAATGTTATTTATGTGTGGGTAAGCTGATATGTTAATGGTACTTTAGTCCTGTAAGTTTCTTCGTTTGATTCTTTAGTCCTGAAAAGTTTGTCTCTCAGACACTCGTGCAACAATTTTTGGTTAGATAAAAGAGGAGATTCTTAACTTCTTATAGACATTTGTAGACTTATGATCTCAGCTAGCAACGGTTTAGCTGTATATTTGGTGCCAAGGAAAGGCAGGGGAGCTGCAACTAGATGAGATATTACCCACATTGATTATTACAAGTATGAAAGTAAAAAAACACTAACTAAAagtataaaaaattaatataattcgTTATCTAATCCATATCATGTTTAATGACATAACATAAAAACTTGAAATCCAACTATTAGCATCTCAAAAGGGGAATAGCACTAAAATTAACTTGAAAAGCACAATAACTTGATATTATGTGATCGTTATATATTAGAAAAGGGAATAGACTATAAACCTTGGCCTTCTTCCTTTGTTACAAAAATGTGCTATCAAGGTGGTGCATAGCCGTTTTGTGAGTTCCTGTGGAAAAGCCCATTAAACATCGAGATACAATTatgggaaaatttcataaatgactacattttaAGGGTTAAAAATGCGGCATAAGAACATTGTCTTTATTTACATTTTCGTAAAGCtactttttttgtttctttgtattcattttttttttcgtcgtattcaatttttgttttattttgtattcatgactaaaataattttttcccattgtattcatgaaataattatcgtattcataaagccaaaacttattttattcatgaatacaacaagtAAAAAAGCGAATGCATATACACCAATAATTACACAAATGCATTATATTTTTCGATATATATACAACAGATACAAgcgaaaaaaaaatgtatacaacatagatacaccaaaaaattaacaaaaacaaccgaaaaacattgtatacacagtaaatatacaacaaatacaacgaaaaaattaatgaatacaatgaaaggtatgctaaaaaattaatgaataccgAAAAATAAACGTGATTTTTCGGATCGGTGTATATCACGTCGATCCGTAAGATCCGGATGCGATCGTAAAAGCTCGATTTGTGGTCGGAGAAAGTCGTGGTGGTCGGCGACATCTTGGCCAGATCTTGGTGGTCGGCGACAGAGATCATATTAATAATCATCTGAATCAATGTTCCgcttttcgaaaaaaaaaaagggaaagaacaGGAATAATCTGATTTATGTTTTCCAATTGTCTTTCCAGGCGATCGAAGTGGCAGATACCTCATTATATTGACTTGATATATTCGTATCTAAGAGTTGATAGCGTTGGTGTGTTCTCATTAGTTGAGAGATCGGCGTTGAGAAGAGATCTTGGCCAGATCTTGGTGGTCGGCGACAGAGCTTGGGTGTGGGGGAGGGGGGAGAGAGAGATGAGAGGATTGGGTTGGAAGTGaataatgtgatgatggggtat encodes:
- the LOC132063652 gene encoding uncharacterized protein LOC132063652, with protein sequence MTSTCNNPLISSSFLLQPLKSSRFPNVSIFLPKISNPISSNRCIQMNSSNKESMESRNPTQRRSTSPRKFKPRHGTSRRSILKKSLSQEQVNFTKPVNEDPVVGIIGGGMSGLTCALYLEKRGIRSTVFDTGMHGLGGRMGTRMIDHQPLIFDHAAQFFTVTNPKFAELVDDWSKRGLVREWQGTIGELEVGGNFVPFPSSPPKYIGVNGMRPLADSLLSQTSLVSVVRPCWVSGLEPFNGTWHLSEKGKPCGQFDAIVIAHNGKCANRLLASSGLPLIARQMKRLELSSIWALLAAFEDPLPTALNADSLPFEGAFVKGVESVSWMANNTKKLLGSDSGPQCWTFFSTATYAKQNKVPQESIPTVTAEKVKEAMLEDVEKALGLSKSSLQRPFYTKLQLWGAALPTNTPGIPCIFDPRGRAGICGDWLLGSSLEAASISGIALADQIADYFEQGGPCSDEFAVGLHDEYKPLEGHDIGQFPGLESADQTINAPALTLTT